The sequence below is a genomic window from bacterium.
TTTGAGCTGACCGAGCTGGCGCAGACTCTATCAGGGGTGAAGAACTACAATTTTGCTGTTCGGGAATGGGGAGACAAGGTCATTTTCTTGCGTAAATTAATAGAAGGGAGCGCGGATAAGAGCTATGGAATCCACGTAGCTCAGCTGGCTGGGCTGCCAAAGGAGGTGTTAGAAAGGGCAAAAGAGATACTTTACGATTTGGAGAAGAATTCTTACCGGGAAGATGGAATGCCTAAATTGGCGAAAGTGGAAAAAGAGGCAAAGCAGCTTTCTCTATTTGCTGAAAGAGAGAAGAGTCTCCTTAAGGAATTGAAGGAGATAAAAGTAGAAGAGATGACGCCAATAGAGGCGTTGAATAAGCTGCAGGAGTTGAAGAAGAAGGTAAAGAAAGGGGGGAATTGAGTATGGTAAAGGAAAGAAGAAAGCATAGACGGATTCCCACAGTAACGGTTGTCAAGGAGGCTCTGGTTGAATCGCCGGAAGCGAAACTGAAGAAAGAAATTCCGGCAATCATCTACAATGTAAGTGCTGGGGGCATGGCGCTCATAACTTTTCTATCCCTTCCTGTAGATGCTTCTATCAATTTGAATTTCAACCTGGATGGTCTGAAATTGAAGGATGTGGAGGGGAAAATAGTTCGGGTTGAAGGGAAAGAGAAGACATATTTAATTGTTATTGCC
It includes:
- a CDS encoding PilZ domain-containing protein; the encoded protein is MVKERRKHRRIPTVTVVKEALVESPEAKLKKEIPAIIYNVSAGGMALITFLSLPVDASINLNFNLDGLKLKDVEGKIVRVEGKEKTYLIVIAFTKIKAEVKKRINMMADAFDLCETRRMMGEEKICSAECTYYQLCAKPIKVEINRYKN